A stretch of DNA from Nitrospira sp.:
GCTCCGCTCGGCCCTCGCGTGATCCGTGGCTTCGCCGCGGTCCTGCAATGCGTCCCACTGGCCGAACAACTGGAGGAGTTGGGTTTCCATCTCACGTTGGCGTTGCTCAAGTGCCGTTCGATCTGCGTGGAGTTTGGACCGGAGGGCGGAAGCATTGTCAGACGTACGATCGCTCGCACGAAATTCATCGAGGGTATCCTGCAATTCCAGAATTTCCTCGAACAGGTCGGCGGGCGGCGACGTACGGATGTCTTTCACCGAACCGGCTTCGAGATCCAGCAGATACTCGGCGCGCTGAATCGGATCGCGCAGCGTGCGATAGGCGGTATTCAGCATGGCCGAGTTGCCGAGGCTGATGGTTTGTTCGGCATCGCTCTTGTTCTGGTAAAAATCAGGATGAAAGGCACGGCTTAATTCGTAGAACTTGGATTCCAGAACTTGCGGATCGATGACGAGACGCCGTGGCAGTCCGAAGCAGGAGAAGTAGTCGAGATCTTTTGAGACCGGTTGGACTTTCACGCAGCGGTCGCAAAAGTACTCGCCGGCCATTTCGGATTGGCAGTGCCAACACATGCTGCGAGCCATCCGGAGTTCACGCCGGTCTCCGGTGTTATGAGTATGGTCGTTCATCTACGTTCACTCGCTCAGGCCGAGAAGGATTCTCCGCAGCCGCAGGTCTTATTGGCGTTCGGATTCACGAATTTGAAATTTCCGCCCATCAGGTCTTTCTGGAAGTCCAGTTGAGTTCCTTGGAGATAGATGGCGCTCTTGGCATCCACGATGACCTTCACCCCGTCGAAATCGTACACCTGGTCGTACTGCCCGATTTTTTCGTCGAAGTTGATGGTGTAGCTCAGACCGGAACAGCCGCCTCCTTTGACGCCCAGGCGGAGGCCGCCTTCCTCAATGCCCTGGACATTGATCAGACGCTTCACTTCTTTGAGAGCCGCATCGCTCAGCGTAATGACCGGGGCTTGGGCATCGGCATTCGTGGTGACGTCCATAGTGCGCTCCTTCCTGTCAGTTATTTCGAGTCGGCTTTCTTTTGATAGTCGGCGAGGGCCGCCTTGATGGCATCCTCAGCTAATACCGAGCAGTGAATCTTCACCGGGGGGAGATTGAGTTCCTGCACGATATCGGTGTTCTTGATCTTGCCGGCTTCCTCCACCGTTTTGCCTTTCAGCCATTCGGTGGCCAGGCTGGAACTCGCGATGGCGGAGCCGCATCCGAAGGTTTTGAACTTTGCGTCCACAATCGTGTCGTTTTGAACCTTGATTTGAAGCTTCATCACATCCCCGCACTCCGGGGCGCCGACGATGCCCGTACCCACCCCGTCTTCTTCCTTTTTAAAGCTGCCCATGTTGCGGGGATTGTTGAAATGGTCGACAACTTTGTCGCTATAGGCCATGGTGTCCTCCGGAATCTATCAATCAAATGGTGGTTTCAGATTAATGCGCTGCCCATTGCACGGTCTTCAGGTCGATGCCTTCTTTGGCCATTTCATAGAGCGGCGACATTTCGCGCAGCTTGGTCACTGTTTCAATAATCTTCTTTGCAGCATAGTCAACTTCTTCATCGAGCGTGAAACGGCCCAGGCCGAACCTAATGGAGGAATGCGCGAGCTCCGATCCTATTCCCAACGCCCGTAGGACGTAAGACGGCTCCAGCGTTGCGGAGGTGCAGGCCGAGCCGGAAGAGAGGGCAATTTCCTTGCAGCCCATCAGCAACGACTCGCCCTCGACATAGGCAAACGAAATATTCAAGTTGTGTGGAAGCCGTTCCGTCGGATGGCCGTTCAAGTAGACTTCTTCGAGCGCCTTGGTGATCGTCGCATGCAGCCGATCGCGCATAACCGAGAGCCGTGCGGCCTCAGCCCCCATTTCCTGCTCGCAGAGTTCGCACGCCTTCCCAAATCCCACAATCAGGGGCACCGCCAGGGTGCCAGACCGCATGCCGCGCTCATGCCCACCGCCATCCATTTGAGCGGCAATCCGCACGCGAGGATTCTTTTTTCTGACGTAGAGCACTCCGATTCCCTTGGGGCCATAAATCTTGTGGGCGCTAAACGACATGAGGTCGATCCCCAGCTCTTGCACATTGATTGGGACCTTGCCTACGCCCTGCGTCGCATCGCAGTGAAAGAGGATGCCCTTTTCTTTGGCAATTTTTCCGATTTCCTTGATGGGGTTGATCGTGCCGATTTCGTTATTGGCGAACATCACAGAAATAAGGATGGTCTTGTCGGTGATGGCGTTACGAACGTCTTCCGGATTCACCATGCCGAACTTGTCGACCGGGAGGAGGGTGACCTTCACCCCGCGTTTGGTTTCCAACGCCTGGGCGGTGTCGAGTATGGCGCGATGTTCGGTCGCCGCCGTGATGATGTGGTTCCCCTTCTCATGGTACATCTCCACCACGCCTTTGAGCGCCAGGTTGTTCGATTCGGTGGCGCCACTTGTGAAGACGATTTCTTTGGCATCCGCATGAATCAACTTGGCAATCTGTTTCCGAGCGGTGTCCACACCTTCCTCAGCCTCCCACCCGAACGCGTGGTTCCGGCTGGCGGCGTTCCCGAACTTTTCCGTGAAATAGGGGAGCATTGTCTCCAGCACCCGAGGATCCATCGGGGTGGTCGCATGATTATCCAAGTAGATCGGGAACTTCATCGCTCGACTCCTTGTTGTTCCGTCGCGACGGATTGAATGGTGATGAGAGGGGTGCCACCCAGCATATCCTGCAAGGTCATATTGTTTAACAGCTGATAGATACTGTTCTGGATTTTCAGAAGCGGGGTCCGGATGTTACAGTGCTCGCGCTGCATACAGGCATCACCGTCTTTTTCGTGAGAGCAATCCATGATGCCGAGTGGCCCTTCCAGGCTTTCGAGTACGTGGGCAATGGTGATCTCCCGGGGATTCTTCCCGAGTAGATATCCACCCTTGGGACCGTTATGGCTTTCAATGATGCCGCTCTTCGAGAGGGTTTGAAGAACTTTCGCGAGGAGTTCGACCGGAATATGGTATTCCTCCGCGATTTCTTTGGTATTCACCACCCGGGCATGAGCGACATCACCATATTGATTGGCCGCGATGTGTTGCAGCGCCATCAATCCGTAATCTGCCTTTTTGGATAATTTCAGCATGGCCTATTGCCGATCTTTAAAGTCGGAGACTATAATGATCTCCGATCAAATAAGTCGTATAAAAAATATCATGTGATCTTTTATACTGTCAAGGGCGACTCGAGTTTGAAGATTCAAATCGTGCAGATCTAGGCGTTCAAGTCATGGCCTACGAAGCAAACCAGCATCTCGCAGGGTCGAGTAAATAGGAGAAGGGGCAGAGCACCATGGGTGGAACGAATCCGTATATTGAAAAGGCCGACGTCGAGTTACCCTCTAAAGCCTATACCGTGACTTTCGTGTTCCCGGACAAGACCGAAAAGAAGGTGGCGGTGCAGCCGGACAAGATTCCTTATGGACCAACGGGGTTGCCGGGCAGCATTCTGGACATCGCCATGGGGAACGACATCGACCTCGAGCATGTGTGCGGAGGAGTCTGCGCCTGCTCCACCTGTCATGTCATGGTGAAGAAGGGCCTGGAGACCTGTAATGAGGGAACGGATGATGAGTTTGACCAGTTAGATGAAGCTCCCGCCACAACGTTGCAATCCAGGCTCGGGTGCCAGTGTGTGCCGAATGGGACGATGGACGTCACCGTAGAGATTCCCGCCATCAATAAGAATCTGGCGAAGGAAGGTCATTGATCCGAGTGGATGGAGCCAGGATAGGCGTCAGTCGTAGGTTTCGAGTTTCACTTCCCGCCGATCAAATCCCAGGTCCATAAACAGGCTGCGCAACGGGCGAGCAAAGGCCTTGATCCCTGCAATCATGGGCGTCACTCGGGTGCCGTTTCCAGCAAGGTGCTTGATTGTTTCCACCGTCCCTGCATGGCCTTCCGCGGCCTCGCTCACAAACGGCAGGTATTGAAAATTGGAATGTGTCGCGGCCAGCGCCGTGAACTCGTCGTGGTACAGCTGTTCGCTGGCGGTCGGTGCATGAGCGATTAACGTGGTCGAGGGCAAGGTCTGTTGTCCTGCAAGCGCACGGATCATACAGCGCAGCGGGACAAGGCCTGAATAACGACCGATCAACAGCAAATGTTGCGTTTCCGGCTCCGGCAACACGAAGTGTCCGTAAGGCCCGGAGAGAGGGAGACGATCGCCCGACTTGAGTGACGAAAGATACCCAGACCCTTTACCGCCGGGAACATGATCGAAGACCAGTGTGAGATGTCCGGTGGACGTCGGGGGCTCCGCCAGGGAATAGGCGCGATTCAACGGCGGATGGTCGCCGATCGGCAACTGGAGGGAGATCCATTGGCCGGGTTTGAATGAAAGCGGAGACTCGACCGTGCGGAGCACGAGTTCAGTGGTATGGGGAGTCAGCGCAGTAAGCGAGACGACTTCAGCAAGTTGTGTTGGTTCAGCCATGGACTGTTCTTAACAAAAACAGATTCAGAATGGAACAGCCCAGTTCTGTACATCGTTTCGATGCCGTGATATAGATACCCCCCCGTTCATTTTTCCCACACACACTACGGTGACGCGATGAGTCAGGTCAGGGTTCGATTTGCGCCCAGTCCGACCGGCTTCCTCCATATCGGCGGGGTGCGGACGGCCTTGTTCAACTGGCTGTTTGCCCGGCAACAGAATGGCGTGTTTATTCTCCGCATCGAAGATACCGACCAGGATCGGTCGACCGACGCATCGATTCAAGCCATTCTCGATGGCATGCGCTGGGTCAAACTGGATTGGGACGAAGGCCCCTTTCGGCAGACCGAACGCATGGATCTTTACCGAAGCCATGCCATGCGGTTGTTCGAGCAGGGCCATGCCTATTGGTGCGTGTGTACACCGGAGGAACTGGAGGCTCGCCGAAAAGAAGCGGAAGCCAAGGGTGGATCACCCAGATATGACGGACGGTGCCGGAACCTGGGCCTGTCCAAGCCCACCGGTGATGCAGCGCTCCGGTTCAAAGCGCCGCAAGATGGCCAGACGGTTGTCGATGACCTGATCAAGGGTCGGGTGGTGTTCGACAATCAGATCCTGGATGACGTCATCATTCTCAGGTCGAACGGCTTTCCCACCTATAACTTCTCAGTGGTGGTGGACGACGCGTTGATGGGCATTACACATGTGGTGCGGGGCGATGACCATCTCACGAACACGCCGCGCCAAATCCCCATTTTTCAGGCCTTGGGATTTCCGTTGCCGCGCTTCGGCCATTTGCCGATGATTCTGGGCGCGGACAAAACGCGGCTCTCGAAGCGTCATGGCGCAACCTCAATCATGGCGTACAAAGACATGGGCTACCTGCCGGAGGCCATGGTCAACTATCTCGTTCGGCTTGGCTGGTCGCATGGGGATCAAGAGCTCTTCTCGCGAGAAGAACTGATCGAAAAATTCTCCTGGAAGAACGTCCAGACCTCTCCCGCTGTGTTCAATCCCGACAAGTTGCTATGGCTCAATGCCGAATACCTCAAGACCAATCCTCCGGAGCAGATCGCCCAGGCACTCGTGCCCCTATTGGAAGAGGCCGGTCTCAAAGACGAGGTTCGCGCGGTCTCAACTGAGTGGCTTGCGCAACTGGTAGTCCTGGTGAAGGAACGGACCAAAACGTTGGTGGAAATGGTTCATTGGGTCAGGCCCTATTTCGGTCAGACTGTTGTCTTCGAGGAGGAGGCGGCGAAGAAGTTTCTCACTCCGACTCAAGCGCCACTGTTGGTGAAATTGACGGAGCGATTTGAGGCCTTCCCCGCATTTGCCAAGCAGGAGTGGGAAGAGGCGTTCAAGAAGTTGGTCGAGGAAGCGGGAATCAAAATGGGGCAATTGGCTCAGCCGGTGCGTGTGGCCTTGACCGGCCGGACGGCGAGCCCCGGCTTGTTTGAAGTGATGGACGTGCTCGGACGGGAGCGTACGTTATTTCGACTGCGCAAGGGGATCGAGCAGGCGTCACGATCCTAGGTCTGGCGTAGTCGGGAATCGCGCTCGATCTTGACGCAATGGAGAGGCTTATATTACTGTGTGGACCGGTTGGGGGATCGTCTAGCGGTAGGACGTCAGTCTCTGGATCTGACTACCTAGGTTCGATTCCTAGTCCCCCAGCCAAAATCTTTTCCACGCCTCGCTCTTCAGCTCGATGTCTCGGTTCCGTACCGCGCTGGGGGATCGTCTAGCGGTAGGACGCCAGCCTTTGGAGCTGGCTACCTAGGTTCGATTCCTAGTCCCCCAGCCAAATTTTGTCACGAGCTTTGCACGGTCTGTGCACGTTTCTCGTCCAATTCAGCCCAGCGAGCATAGAGCCGCTCCACTTCAGCCTGCGCTGCCACCAGGGCCTCGCTACGCGCCTGTAATTCCGCGGCATTCGACATCACCGCTGGATCGTGCATGGCGGCCTGACAGGTTGCCACATGCTCCTCGGCCTTCAGGATCGAGTCTTCAATCGTGCCCCATTCCTTCTGTTCCCGGTAGCTGAGTTTCTTGGGCTTGCGGGTAGTCGTTGTTCCTACGACTTCGCCAGTCGTGGTGCTTTCGTCGTTCCCGCCCGTTTCGGACTCGGCGGCTCGTTCCTGCGCACTTTCCCACTGGGCATAATCGGCAAACCATTCGAGACGACCGGTGCCGTCCAGTGCCAGAAGAATGGTAGAAACTCGGTCCAGCAACCACCGATCATGCGTCACGAGCACGAGCGCGCCGGGGAATTCGAGCAAACTGTCTTCCAGCACATCCAGCGTCGGGATATCCAAATCATTCGTCGGCTCATCGAGAATGAGCAGATCGGCCGGTTGCAACATCAGTTGGGCGATCAGCAATCGCGCCTGTTCACCACCGGACAGTCGCGAGACCGGAAGGTCGAGCTGTTCAGGGCGAAACAGAAATCGCTTCGCCCACGACGCCAGATGGACGGAGCGGCCCTGGTAGACGATCGCATCGCCGCCTGAAGGTGCCAGTGCGCGCCGCAGCGGAGCATCTTGATCCAGTGATTCACGGTGTTGTTCGAAAGAGACGATCCGCAGCCCGTCTGCGCGCACGATCGTGCCGGAATCCGGTTCCAGTGTGCCGGCCAGCAGACGGAGGAGCGTGGTCTTACCACTGCCGTTCGGGCCAAGGAGGCCCAGGCGTTGACCCGGCCCGAGAAGCAAGTCCAGATTCGAGACGACCGGCTTGTCGTTGAATCGCTTCGTGACCTCTTTCGCGACCAGGAGTTGTTTGGATTTTCGCCCAGAAGCGGCGAAGTCGATGCCGATGGTTGATTGCGCGGCGCGGGATTCGACTTGGTCCAATTCCTCGATCAATTTGCCGGCCGACTGAATGCGGCCCTTCGCTTTGGTCGTGCGGGCTTTGGGCCCTCTGCGCAACCATTCCACTTCGCGCCGCACACGATTGGCCAGCGATGATTGATAGTCGGCCTGCACCTGGAGTGCGGCATCGCGTTGTTCTAAAAAGTCGCTGTATCGGCCTTTGGCTTCAAAGCGCCCTTCGGGATAACAACGGTTGAGTTCCACCATGCGCGTCGCAATCGATTCTAAAAAGCGACGGTCGTGACTGATGACGAGAAAAGCCTTGGCGCGGTTCTTGAGCAGCCGTTCCAGCCAAATGATACCCTCGACATCCAAATGGTTGGTCGGCTCGTCCATGAGCAGCACATCCGGTTCGAGCAGCAAGGCCTGCGTGATGGCCAATCGCTTGTGCCAGCCTCCAGAAAGGGTGTCGACATGCTGCTCAGGATCGGGAAAGGTGCCGATGCTGAGGGCTCGGGCGATGAGGCCGCCTTCCTCGTGAGGATCGCGTCCCGCGTCGGTGAGGGTCTGCTGCAGAACCTGCTCAATGCT
This window harbors:
- the hscB gene encoding Fe-S protein assembly co-chaperone HscB, with translation MNDHTHNTGDRRELRMARSMCWHCQSEMAGEYFCDRCVKVQPVSKDLDYFSCFGLPRRLVIDPQVLESKFYELSRAFHPDFYQNKSDAEQTISLGNSAMLNTAYRTLRDPIQRAEYLLDLEAGSVKDIRTSPPADLFEEILELQDTLDEFRASDRTSDNASALRSKLHADRTALEQRQREMETQLLQLFGQWDALQDRGEATDHARAERSRLLKDMRSILSNRTYVKNIVNDLVETIA
- a CDS encoding iron-sulfur cluster assembly accessory protein, translating into MDVTTNADAQAPVITLSDAALKEVKRLINVQGIEEGGLRLGVKGGGCSGLSYTINFDEKIGQYDQVYDFDGVKVIVDAKSAIYLQGTQLDFQKDLMGGNFKFVNPNANKTCGCGESFSA
- the iscU gene encoding Fe-S cluster assembly scaffold IscU, with protein sequence MAYSDKVVDHFNNPRNMGSFKKEEDGVGTGIVGAPECGDVMKLQIKVQNDTIVDAKFKTFGCGSAIASSSLATEWLKGKTVEEAGKIKNTDIVQELNLPPVKIHCSVLAEDAIKAALADYQKKADSK
- a CDS encoding IscS subfamily cysteine desulfurase translates to MKFPIYLDNHATTPMDPRVLETMLPYFTEKFGNAASRNHAFGWEAEEGVDTARKQIAKLIHADAKEIVFTSGATESNNLALKGVVEMYHEKGNHIITAATEHRAILDTAQALETKRGVKVTLLPVDKFGMVNPEDVRNAITDKTILISVMFANNEIGTINPIKEIGKIAKEKGILFHCDATQGVGKVPINVQELGIDLMSFSAHKIYGPKGIGVLYVRKKNPRVRIAAQMDGGGHERGMRSGTLAVPLIVGFGKACELCEQEMGAEAARLSVMRDRLHATITKALEEVYLNGHPTERLPHNLNISFAYVEGESLLMGCKEIALSSGSACTSATLEPSYVLRALGIGSELAHSSIRFGLGRFTLDEEVDYAAKKIIETVTKLREMSPLYEMAKEGIDLKTVQWAAH
- a CDS encoding Rrf2 family transcriptional regulator yields the protein MLKLSKKADYGLMALQHIAANQYGDVAHARVVNTKEIAEEYHIPVELLAKVLQTLSKSGIIESHNGPKGGYLLGKNPREITIAHVLESLEGPLGIMDCSHEKDGDACMQREHCNIRTPLLKIQNSIYQLLNNMTLQDMLGGTPLITIQSVATEQQGVER
- a CDS encoding 2Fe-2S iron-sulfur cluster binding domain-containing protein produces the protein MGGTNPYIEKADVELPSKAYTVTFVFPDKTEKKVAVQPDKIPYGPTGLPGSILDIAMGNDIDLEHVCGGVCACSTCHVMVKKGLETCNEGTDDEFDQLDEAPATTLQSRLGCQCVPNGTMDVTVEIPAINKNLAKEGH
- a CDS encoding FAD-dependent oxidoreductase, with product MAEPTQLAEVVSLTALTPHTTELVLRTVESPLSFKPGQWISLQLPIGDHPPLNRAYSLAEPPTSTGHLTLVFDHVPGGKGSGYLSSLKSGDRLPLSGPYGHFVLPEPETQHLLLIGRYSGLVPLRCMIRALAGQQTLPSTTLIAHAPTASEQLYHDEFTALAATHSNFQYLPFVSEAAEGHAGTVETIKHLAGNGTRVTPMIAGIKAFARPLRSLFMDLGFDRREVKLETYD
- the gltX gene encoding glutamate--tRNA ligase, whose translation is MSQVRVRFAPSPTGFLHIGGVRTALFNWLFARQQNGVFILRIEDTDQDRSTDASIQAILDGMRWVKLDWDEGPFRQTERMDLYRSHAMRLFEQGHAYWCVCTPEELEARRKEAEAKGGSPRYDGRCRNLGLSKPTGDAALRFKAPQDGQTVVDDLIKGRVVFDNQILDDVIILRSNGFPTYNFSVVVDDALMGITHVVRGDDHLTNTPRQIPIFQALGFPLPRFGHLPMILGADKTRLSKRHGATSIMAYKDMGYLPEAMVNYLVRLGWSHGDQELFSREELIEKFSWKNVQTSPAVFNPDKLLWLNAEYLKTNPPEQIAQALVPLLEEAGLKDEVRAVSTEWLAQLVVLVKERTKTLVEMVHWVRPYFGQTVVFEEEAAKKFLTPTQAPLLVKLTERFEAFPAFAKQEWEEAFKKLVEEAGIKMGQLAQPVRVALTGRTASPGLFEVMDVLGRERTLFRLRKGIEQASRS
- a CDS encoding ABC-F family ATP-binding cassette domain-containing protein, with amino-acid sequence MAPNILLSCESISKSYGVRALFANLTLALYEGDHVGLIGPNGSGKSTLLKILAGLEPPDDGTRTVRGHVRIGYVPQEPTFPSGLSIEQVLQQTLTDAGRDPHEEGGLIARALSIGTFPDPEQHVDTLSGGWHKRLAITQALLLEPDVLLMDEPTNHLDVEGIIWLERLLKNRAKAFLVISHDRRFLESIATRMVELNRCYPEGRFEAKGRYSDFLEQRDAALQVQADYQSSLANRVRREVEWLRRGPKARTTKAKGRIQSAGKLIEELDQVESRAAQSTIGIDFAASGRKSKQLLVAKEVTKRFNDKPVVSNLDLLLGPGQRLGLLGPNGSGKTTLLRLLAGTLEPDSGTIVRADGLRIVSFEQHRESLDQDAPLRRALAPSGGDAIVYQGRSVHLASWAKRFLFRPEQLDLPVSRLSGGEQARLLIAQLMLQPADLLILDEPTNDLDIPTLDVLEDSLLEFPGALVLVTHDRWLLDRVSTILLALDGTGRLEWFADYAQWESAQERAAESETGGNDESTTTGEVVGTTTTRKPKKLSYREQKEWGTIEDSILKAEEHVATCQAAMHDPAVMSNAAELQARSEALVAAQAEVERLYARWAELDEKRAQTVQSS